GCCGCCTCACACGACCGTCTGCGTGAAACTGTTGGGGGTGCAGGGGGATCATCCCCCTGCCGGTGGGGTCCGGGGAGGCAGCGCCTCCCCGGTCTCCAGTTCTCTGCGCGCAAAAAAAGGGAGCGGCCGAAGCCGCTCCCTTACTTGTACGCTTGAACGAAGCGCTATTTCTTCTCTTCGGCTCCAGGCAGCGTGGCGGCGCCCGCGCCGAGAATCTCCTTGTTCACGAGCCGCAGGGGAGTCTTCTCGTAGAGGTACTGCACATAACTGCGGAAGGCCTGCTCCTGCTGGAACGGCAGAGCCTGGGACATGATCCTGGGCTTGTCGCGCTGCCAGTCCGCCTCGGTGGGGAAGGAGCGTTCCTTGACCTTGGCAATAATGAAGCCCTTGGCCACGCCGTAGGCTTCCGGCAGCCAACCCGGGCCCTTGGCGGCGAAGACGGCCTCGGCAAGGGCGGGAGCCTGCCCGAGGTCGGGGCCGACGCCCTGGCGGGTGAAGGGCTGGGCGGCCTTGATGCGCCCGGCGTACTCCAGCTCCACCTTGGCCTGACCGTCCGGAGTGGCCAGCATGCCGGCGACTTCCTTGGCCTTGGCCTCGGCCAGCTTCATGGCCTCCTCGGCCACGATGTCGGTCTTGATCGCCTCCGAGATCTCCTCCAGGGCGGGGATGGCCTCGGGCTTCATCTCCACCACCTTGGCCAGCACATAACCCTCGCCGGCGGAGAGGGGCTGGGGCACGACCTTGCCGGCCGACTGGGAGAACAGCACCGTCAGGGACTCGGGGGTGAGGCCCATGTCTGCGGGCGGACGCTGACGGTTGAAGAAGTCGGAGCTCTTGACGGCGAGGCCCTTGGACTGGGCCAGCTTGGCCATGTCGCCGCCGCCGATCAGCTCTTCGAGGAGCTGGTCCACGGTCTTGCCGATGGTCTCGGCGGCCTTGTCCTCGGCCATTTCCTTCTTGATGTCGTCCTTGGCGTCCTCGAAGCTGGTGACGCCCTCGGGCTTCCGGTCCTGCACCTGGATCACGTGCAGGCCGTACTGGGTACGCACCGGGTTGGAGACATCGCCCTTCTTGAGGACGAACACGGCATTCTCGAACTCGGGCACCATGGTGCCCTTGCCGAACCAGCCCAGGTCGCCGCCGGTGACGGCGGGCTGGCCCTGTGCGGCCATGACCTTGTCCAGGGGCTCGCCCTTGCGCAGGCGGGCGGCAAGGTCGTTCAGGCGCTTCTCGGCCGCCTTGACGTCCTCGTCCTTGGCGTTCTGGGGCAGCATCACCAGCAGGTGGCCCGCCTTGATCATCTCGCCGTGTTTGAACTTGTCGGTGTTGTCCGTGTAGTAGGCCTTGGCTTCCTGGTCGGTGACGTTCTTGGGGTCGGCCAGGTTGGCGGGGGTCAGCTCGATGTAGTCGATCTTGACCTCGGCGGAGCGCTTGTACTTCTCCTTGGAGGAGTCGTAGACCTGCTTGATGCGCTCGGGGCTGACCTCGACCTTGGAGGCGAAGTCGGCGCCGAGGAAGGGCACGTAGTCGACAACGGCCTTTTCCTGGGCGAAGTTGTAGATGGAGCGGACCTCTTCCGGCGTGACGCGCACGGGCAGGATGGAGTAGTACACCATCTTTTCGTACAGCAGGTCGCGCTTCTGGTCCGCCTCGAACGTGTCGGGGGAGAGGCCCACGGACTTGAGCTTCTCGCGGTACAGCTCC
Above is a window of Fundidesulfovibrio soli DNA encoding:
- a CDS encoding peptidylprolyl isomerase; the encoded protein is MLDVLRQHSQSWFIKAVFGVIIAVFVFFGIYSFRDQRPGGAVVAYVGDKPILVKDFIAEYEGMLRQAQAQNPNLSKDDLERFGFKNQVLMQMVNRVLLFDQAEKLGVSVSQAELQAEIARVPAFQNDKGQFELELYREKLKSVGLSPDTFEADQKRDLLYEKMVYYSILPVRVTPEEVRSIYNFAQEKAVVDYVPFLGADFASKVEVSPERIKQVYDSSKEKYKRSAEVKIDYIELTPANLADPKNVTDQEAKAYYTDNTDKFKHGEMIKAGHLLVMLPQNAKDEDVKAAEKRLNDLAARLRKGEPLDKVMAAQGQPAVTGGDLGWFGKGTMVPEFENAVFVLKKGDVSNPVRTQYGLHVIQVQDRKPEGVTSFEDAKDDIKKEMAEDKAAETIGKTVDQLLEELIGGGDMAKLAQSKGLAVKSSDFFNRQRPPADMGLTPESLTVLFSQSAGKVVPQPLSAGEGYVLAKVVEMKPEAIPALEEISEAIKTDIVAEEAMKLAEAKAKEVAGMLATPDGQAKVELEYAGRIKAAQPFTRQGVGPDLGQAPALAEAVFAAKGPGWLPEAYGVAKGFIIAKVKERSFPTEADWQRDKPRIMSQALPFQQEQAFRSYVQYLYEKTPLRLVNKEILGAGAATLPGAEEKK